ACGAAATCCCCTTGCTGCATCTTGTTGGGATCAACGGTGCGACTGGCCGCTTTGCGTCGCCGTCGCACATAACCACTACTGGTGAGTGATTGCTGTCCAAAAAATTCGCGGTCAGTGAGCAGCACAACCCGCCAAGCAGGGAGTTGCAGTCCTTCGAGCTCAGCTGTTCCTCGGGTTTTCAAGGCCACAGGTGTGCCCTGCTCAATCAGGCGATCAATCGCTTGCGTATCCGCTGCATTGGGTACAAAACGCGTAATGCAGTCGTGTTCTTCAAGCAGAGCCACGGCACGGCTGGGCTGCGCTGACAACAACCAAACAGCCTGACGCTCACGTTGGTGCTGTTTGATCAATTCACCGAGTTTTCCAAATTGATTGGGATAGGACGGAACTGGGCGACTGGCGAGATCAAAGGCATTGGGGTGGCTGTCGTGTTCCTGAAGTTCTGCCAGATCGAATCCAGCAAACGACTCGGCAAGCTCCATCGCCTCCTTAATGGGCCGATGCAGAGGAGGAATAGAAACAGGAAGCTCAGCATGTTGCTCTTCAGCGTGGTCAAGCCACTGCTGCCCATGGGCGCTCCCATGCCGGCGCTCATCGATAGCGATACAGCACTCGGCAGGCAAATAATCAAGGAGCGACGCAGGTGCATCCCAGGCCAATCCCATCAGGCGACGCATGCCCTCGGGAGTTCCTCCCTCAAGAAGCTCAGTAATCTGCGCCTCACTCAGCAACTGATCCAGGTCGTCAGGCACCTGCTCGCGCAGACCTTCAGCAATCAGCGGACTGAAGCCTGTTGGAGTGAGCTTGAGTGTGTCGACGGCGTCCAGGGAGCGCTGACTGGCTGGATCAAATTCACGAAGTTTGTCGAGTTCATTCCCAAAAAACTCCAGACGTACGGGGAGTTCACTACTTACGGGATAAACGTCAACAATGTCGCCGCGTCGGCTCCAGGTTCCCTCCTGATCAATCGTCGAGACGCGCTCGTAGCCAAGTTGGCTTAGGTAGGTCGATAATTCTTCAAGATCGACAAGGTCGCCTTTCTTTAAAGCCCGGCAATGCTCTGCCAAGGTCTGTGGAGGTGGCAAGTGGGGCTGCAGACATCGCTCAGTGGCAACGATCGCTAAATCGCTTTTGCTGCGGTCTGTTTGCAGTTCGCTTAAGACTTGGAGCTGACCCCAGGTGATTTCAGTCGTGGAGTCAAAAGGTTCGTAGGGAGAGCCCTCACTGGTGGGATAAAGCTGTGCCCGGGACCACCCCATAAGCTCCAAGAGGGCTGTCCAGCGTCCGGCCTCCTCCAAGGTGGGAACAACCACCAGCAGTGGCTGATCCATCCGCCGTGCCAACGCACTGGCAACCAATGCACGAGCCGCTCTGCCAGCCCCACGCATTAGCAGTCGTTGGTCACGTTGCGCTCGTTCGCACAACTCACCGCTCAGCGCTGAGGTCTGCAACAGACGCACCAAAGAGCTGAGGGGCATGGCAGAACAAACGTCGGCAACGCATGATTGTCGCAATTCATTGCCTGGTAGCGCGTGATTCGCTAACTACCCAAAATATTCATGCCCCGTTTTCGCTGCCCAGAATGCTGTTGTGGACCAGCTGTTGTCCTTCACCCACCACCTGGAGCGACGCCGATTTGTGTGCGCTGTGGAGCCGTTTTAGAGAAGCAGCCCCTCGTCAAACCAGTGCCCTTGCTCGTATTGCTAGCCGTAGGCAGCGCCTTAATCACGCTGTCGATTCCGGCACTGTTTACTCCGCGGCCGCTACCGCCTCAATCCAATCCACCGGGCAGGACAGTTTAATCGCAACAACCTAGGCATTAACAATCAACCATGAATGAGCAAATGGCGGAACTAAAAATCAAAAAAAGTAGAAGAGCCCGATTCGAATCTCGTTTTGAACATTTTCTTTGGCGATTCCGCTTGGTAACCATCCTGCCTGTTGTGATGAGTCTCCTTGGCAGCGTTAGTTGTTTCATCCTTGGAACTCAGGAGGAGGTCCATGCACTTAGCCATTTATTCCAAGGATCCTTCAACCCAGACAAAAGTATTATTTTACTCGGAAAAGTAGTTGGCGGAATCGATTACTATGTGATCGGCATCGCCTTGCTTATTTTCGGATATGGAATCTACGAACTGATCATTTCTGACATCGACCCAAGACTCCAAGACCTATCAAAAGAAAGGCGAAATATTCTGAGCATCAATTCACTTGAAGCCCTCAAACAGAAGCTAACAAACGTCATCATTGTTGCTTTAATCGTAACAGCATTCAAGCTAATGATTAGCTATGAAGTGGAATCAATATCAGACATACTTCAATACTGTGGATGCGTACTCATGCTTGCATTTAGTGCTTGGCTCGTGGGCAAAAACCACAAAAGCACATAAAGGTTTCAGCCAGCCAGCCCATCAACGATAGAAACCCCATCACAGAGCAGACTCAAGCCGAAGATCTTGATCTGTCATTATCAGCACCCTAAACTGATTCATGACATGACCAATTGCTATGAAATTTTATCCAAAAGGCACGGGAGCAGGCATTTCACTGTTCATTGTGATTGCACTTGGTATTTACGCCGTCTCTCAAATCGAAGCCATGAAGCGTGCCGCCTTCAGAGAAGGTTTTAGTTGTGCA
The Synechococcus sp. CC9311 DNA segment above includes these coding regions:
- a CDS encoding YqhA family protein; translated protein: MNEQMAELKIKKSRRARFESRFEHFLWRFRLVTILPVVMSLLGSVSCFILGTQEEVHALSHLFQGSFNPDKSIILLGKVVGGIDYYVIGIALLIFGYGIYELIISDIDPRLQDLSKERRNILSINSLEALKQKLTNVIIVALIVTAFKLMISYEVESISDILQYCGCVLMLAFSAWLVGKNHKST